AAGAGCGTATCCTCGAAGGTATAGTTTTCCTCGAGCAGCGCCGGGGCCTCGGGCCAGTCCCATGTCCGCCAGCGGCGCGAATCCTCTTCGCGGTCGTGATACCAGACATTCCATTCGTCGAAGCAGATATGGACGTCGTTCTTCGCCCGCTTCTTGGCCTTGACGAAATCGATCACCCCGGAAATCGCCTGGATATAGCGGCCGGTTTCCTCGACCTTGCCAAAGAAGTTCAGCGTGTCGCGGCTGGAATTGCCGTAATAATTATGCAGCGAAATGTAATCGACATTCTCGTAGCATTCCTCGAGCACGCCGCGCTCCCAATCGGGATAGGTCGGCATCTCGTTATTGGAGGAACCGCAGACGATCATCTCGGCGCCCGGCGTCAGTTGCCGCAGGGCCTTGGCGGTCTCGTCGGCGAGGCGGCCATATTCCTTGGCCTCCTTGTGGCCGATCTGCCAGGGCCCGTCCATCTCGTTGCCGAGGCACCACATCTTGACATTGTAGGGCTGCTCGACGCCGTGGCTGCGGCGCAGATCCGACCAGTAGCTTCCCGAGGGATGGCTCACATATTCCGCGAAATTCCGCGCGTCCGAGATGCCGCGCGAACCAAGATTGACCGCCAGCATCATGTCGATGCCCAGGTCCTCGGCCCAGGTCGCGAATTCGTTGATCCCGACCTGGTTGCTTTCCTTGCTGCGCCAGGCGAGGTCGAGCCGCGTGGGGCGATCCTCCTTGGGACCGATCCCGTCCTCCCAGTTATAGGCCGAGACGAAATTGCCACCGGGATAGCGGATCGCGGGGATATTCAGGTCGCGCACCAGCCCGGCGACATCGCGCCGGAAGCCATGCTCATTCGCCTCGGGATGACCCGGCTCGTAAATGCCCGAATAAATGGCCCGGCCCATATGCTCGATGAAGGCAGCATAGAGCCGATCGTCGATTACCGAGATTTCGAATGCGCGATGGATGGCGGCAGAAACCCGCATGAACCCCTCCTCTTGATTTGTCCTACAAATAAGACGAGAAGGCTATCCACTGTCAAGCCGGCATCGCGGGCGCTGCAGAAAGCATGACGTAAATATTTGATTTTTAATTATAAAATGAAACGCAAATTGCGGCGCATGCAAAACCGAATCACTGCGGTTGTCCGGGTGATCGCGATTCTGCGAGGCCCTTCCCCCGATCACGTCTCGCACCCGATCAATATCGCCCCCGCGCATGGGCGATCTGCCCCTTGCAAAGGGGCGGCGCATTGTCCTGGCGTAAACCGGGCTGGCTCCGGCATAAGGGAGGCGAATTCGCGGCCACCCCCGCCGGGGGGGTATCCTACAGCACCCTGTGACGCACCTGCGCCGACAATTCGATGGCGGCGGCATGCAGGCGCGGAATGCTCAACTGCTCTCGGATTTCCGCGAGCAAGGCGATCTCGCCCTCGTAAAGCCGCCCATCCGCCGCGCCAACATCGCAGGCCAGCGCATAGGCGGTCTCGTAAAGTTTCTCGGGCAGGGCATCGCGGATCAGGCCAAAAAGCGCGTCGAGCCCGTCCTCCTCCTCGAACAGGGTCACGACCGTCTGGCTGACCGGACGAATCCGGTCGTCGTCATACTCGGCAAAGACCGGGGCGTGATCGACCATCCGCTGAATCGCCACCAGTTCAGAGGTGCGCATGTTCTCGTCCGAGGCCGACACGGCGACCATCACCGCGACCAGTGCATCGCAGGGCGAGAGGAAAGGCAGTTCGGTCGTCATGGTTACGTCTCCGTCAAGGTTGTTGGTTAGATTATTGACGATCGGGTAAGCTTTCAATAAGGCGGCGAAACCCCGGAACAGGAGTAGATGAGATGACCACCCTGCGCGAAGCCGCGATGAGTTCGAAGGCCTGGCCGTTCGAAGAGGCGCGCCGGGTGCTGAAACGCTATGAAAAGAAGGCTCCGGAAAAGGGATTCGTGCTGTTCGAGACCGGTTACGGTCCCTCTGGTCTACCGCATATCGGCACCTTTGGCGAGGTGGCGCGAACGACGATGATCCGCCGCGCCTTCGAGATCATCAGCGACATCCCCACCAAGCTGATCTGCTTTTCCGACGACATGGACGGGATGCGCAAGATCCCGGATAATGTGCCCCGGCAAGAGATGCTGCGCGAGCATTCGCAGAAACCGCTGACCTCGGTGCCCGATCCGTTCGGGCAGTATGAAAGCTTTGGCCATCATAACAACGCCATGCTGCGGCGCTTCCTGGACACGTTCGGCTTCGAATACGAGTTCATCAGCGCGACGGATTTCTACCGCTCGGGCCGTTTCGACGCGACATTGCTGCGCGCGGCGGAACGCTATGACGCGATCATGGAGGTGATGCTGGCGAGCTTGCGCGAAGAACGTCAGCAAAGCTATAGCTGTTTCCTGCCGATCAGCCCGACGACGGGGCGTGTGCTCTATGTGCCGATCAAGCATGTCGATGCGCAGGCAGGAACCATCACCTTCGACGACGAGGACGGGCAGGAATGCACGCTGCCGGTGACCGGCGGGCAGGTCAAACTGCAATGGAAGCCCGATTTCGGCGCCCGCTGGGCCGCGCTGGACGTGGATTTCGAGATGTATGGCAAGGACCATTCAACCAATACGCCGATTTATGATCGTATCTGCGAGATCCTGGGCGGCAAGAAGCCGGAACATTTTACCTATGAGCTGTTCCTCGACCAGGATGGGCAGAAGATCAGCAAATCCAAGGGCAACGGGTTGTCGATCGATGAATGGCTAACCTATGCGGCGACCGAGAGCCTCAGCTATTTCATGTATCAGAAGCCGAAAACCGCCAAGCGGATGTATTTCGACGTCATTCCCAAGGCGGTGGACGAATATCACCAGCAGCTGCGCGCTTATCCCGGCCAGAGCATCGAACAGAAGCTCGCCAACCCGGTGCGGCATATCCATGGCGACAATGTGCCCGCCTCGGATATGGTGGTGCCGTTCCAGATGCTGCTCAACCTCGCCTCGGTCGCGGGGGCCTCGGGCAAAGAGGGGCTGTGGGGCTTCATCCGCCGCTACGCGCCGGAAACCAGC
This region of Paracoccus saliphilus genomic DNA includes:
- a CDS encoding alpha-N-arabinofuranosidase, producing MRVSAAIHRAFEISVIDDRLYAAFIEHMGRAIYSGIYEPGHPEANEHGFRRDVAGLVRDLNIPAIRYPGGNFVSAYNWEDGIGPKEDRPTRLDLAWRSKESNQVGINEFATWAEDLGIDMMLAVNLGSRGISDARNFAEYVSHPSGSYWSDLRRSHGVEQPYNVKMWCLGNEMDGPWQIGHKEAKEYGRLADETAKALRQLTPGAEMIVCGSSNNEMPTYPDWERGVLEECYENVDYISLHNYYGNSSRDTLNFFGKVEETGRYIQAISGVIDFVKAKKRAKNDVHICFDEWNVWYHDREEDSRRWRTWDWPEAPALLEENYTFEDTLFIACLLNEFIRRSDRVKIACIAQLVNVIAPIRAEAGGPAWRQSIYWPYQLASLYGRGRALRVSVDGPTYDCNVADDVAYLDVAATHDTQGGTVTLFIVNRHLTEAADLRMALTGFENAQLAEHQVIEGHDLMTRNGPGKETIAPVPGKGLAVEDGTLGGAIAPLSYHVLRLRV
- a CDS encoding tellurite resistance TerB family protein, translated to MTTELPFLSPCDALVAVMVAVSASDENMRTSELVAIQRMVDHAPVFAEYDDDRIRPVSQTVVTLFEEEDGLDALFGLIRDALPEKLYETAYALACDVGAADGRLYEGEIALLAEIREQLSIPRLHAAAIELSAQVRHRVL
- a CDS encoding lysine--tRNA ligase; the encoded protein is MTTLREAAMSSKAWPFEEARRVLKRYEKKAPEKGFVLFETGYGPSGLPHIGTFGEVARTTMIRRAFEIISDIPTKLICFSDDMDGMRKIPDNVPRQEMLREHSQKPLTSVPDPFGQYESFGHHNNAMLRRFLDTFGFEYEFISATDFYRSGRFDATLLRAAERYDAIMEVMLASLREERQQSYSCFLPISPTTGRVLYVPIKHVDAQAGTITFDDEDGQECTLPVTGGQVKLQWKPDFGARWAALDVDFEMYGKDHSTNTPIYDRICEILGGKKPEHFTYELFLDQDGQKISKSKGNGLSIDEWLTYAATESLSYFMYQKPKTAKRMYFDVIPKAVDEYHQQLRAYPGQSIEQKLANPVRHIHGDNVPASDMVVPFQMLLNLASVAGASGKEGLWGFIRRYAPETSPETHPGLDQAAGFALRYFNDFVAPTREFRAPSDIERRAMEDLAGRLAAWDQPTDAEALQSMVFAVGKDHGFEPLRDWFSALYQVLLGANQGPRFGGFIALYGIEETRDLIERALAGELLTPPSSS